Proteins encoded by one window of Phycisphaerae bacterium:
- a CDS encoding methyltransferase, with the protein MSTTTRRERVVASLNHRTPDAVPIDFGGTPVSGVHVSCVDALRKHYGLEPEPVKVYEPYQMLGWLEEDLVEAMGIDTAAVRSPRTMFGFPVADWKEWRNPQGLDVLVPGQFNTTVEPSGDILIYPQGDTSAPPSGRMPKNGFYFDSIIRQEPIDDDKLDPANNTEEFGPISDANLAHFKLEVERASATGRAVVASFGGTSFGDIAMVPGPALKRPKGIRDVSEWYMSTVTRQDYIHEVFTRQMNVALGNLAQIHAVVGDAVDAVFVCGTDFGTQTSTFCSPATFERLYEPYYRKVNAWIHTHTTWKTFKHSCGAVAGFMPRFIASGFDIINPVQCSATGMDPVKLKANYGKQLTFWGGGVDTQKVLPFGTPQQVREHVLRQCSIFAPGGGFIFNAVHNIQASTPVANIVAMLDAVREFNGKR; encoded by the coding sequence ATGAGCACAACAACTCGCAGAGAACGTGTCGTGGCCAGTCTGAATCATCGCACACCGGACGCGGTCCCGATCGATTTTGGCGGCACGCCGGTCAGTGGTGTTCATGTGAGTTGTGTGGATGCCCTTCGAAAGCACTACGGCCTCGAGCCCGAGCCAGTCAAAGTTTACGAGCCGTACCAGATGCTCGGATGGCTCGAGGAGGATCTTGTCGAAGCCATGGGCATCGATACTGCGGCGGTGCGGTCGCCTCGGACCATGTTCGGATTCCCCGTCGCCGACTGGAAGGAATGGCGAAACCCGCAGGGGCTCGACGTGCTTGTCCCCGGACAGTTCAACACCACGGTCGAGCCGAGCGGTGACATCCTCATCTATCCCCAGGGTGATACCAGTGCCCCCCCCAGCGGGCGCATGCCCAAGAACGGCTTCTACTTCGACTCGATTATCCGGCAGGAACCGATCGACGACGACAAGCTCGATCCGGCGAACAACACCGAGGAGTTCGGCCCGATCTCGGACGCCAACCTGGCTCACTTCAAGCTGGAGGTCGAGCGGGCGTCGGCCACCGGCCGCGCCGTCGTGGCTTCGTTTGGCGGCACGTCATTCGGCGATATCGCCATGGTGCCCGGCCCTGCTCTTAAACGGCCCAAAGGTATCCGCGACGTCTCGGAGTGGTACATGTCCACCGTGACTCGCCAGGATTACATTCACGAGGTCTTCACGCGTCAGATGAACGTCGCCCTCGGCAATCTGGCCCAGATCCATGCCGTGGTCGGTGACGCGGTGGACGCGGTGTTTGTATGCGGGACGGACTTCGGCACCCAGACCTCTACCTTCTGCTCGCCAGCCACATTCGAGAGGCTATACGAGCCGTACTACCGCAAGGTGAACGCCTGGATCCACACCCACACAACCTGGAAGACGTTCAAGCATTCATGCGGAGCGGTAGCCGGCTTCATGCCCCGCTTCATCGCGTCCGGCTTTGACATCATCAATCCGGTTCAGTGCTCGGCGACGGGCATGGACCCGGTGAAGCTGAAGGCCAACTACGGCAAGCAGCTGACGTTCTGGGGTGGTGGCGTGGACACGCAGAAGGTGCTGCCGTTCGGTACGCCTCAGCAGGTCCGCGAGCATGTCCTGCGGCAATGCTCGATCTTCGCCCCGGGCGGTGGGTTCATCTTCAACGCGGTACACAACATTCAGGCGAGCACGCCGGTCGCCAACATTGTGGCCATGCTCGACGCGGTCCGTGAATTCAATGGGAAGCGTTGA